The Aedes aegypti strain LVP_AGWG chromosome 3, AaegL5.0 Primary Assembly, whole genome shotgun sequence genome contains a region encoding:
- the LOC23687870 gene encoding uncharacterized protein LOC23687870, which yields MFWTGATDSVWYSIAPCELVTKCLGLTPIFTGMELKCWQGCVNQTHLFLTFAFMLRTYWNCLSKDLVYETGSQIFNESGNIIVIMFYLLPVGCVAFSRCVAGEIYRIVATIDSVDCGMRELGVQIDHGQQRRMVLKILSLTISGIMVSIMWFPVNHWDVELEYGLESVIFTVHFSVIFVYVATLSLLLAKRNITLNETFRMYFPVNSTPNGFSTSPGYLEMVVCNEKEQLVALRQIKVLHDKLNDVVELVNYCFAVQITFCVGLCFVIGVVCSFGLFKTLLYWDELYYMGLLNFVWYLYYLFFVLFFIAIGSKVTREGKQMGILVHKAINCSTSSVVINELNIFSQQLLHRSPVITCGLFVYDWTLLYTMIGATATYLIILIQFDVSFPSPTSLNDTVPYKG from the exons ATGTTCTGGACCGGTGCAACGGACAGTGTTTGGTATTCGATTGCACCTTGTGAGCTGGTCACAAAGTGCCTGGGACTGACTCCTATCTTCACCGGAATGGAGCTTAAGTGTTGGCAAGGCTGCGTGAACCAAACCCACCTGTTTCTAACGTTCGCCTTCATGCTTCGGACCTATTGGAATTGTTTGTCGAAAGATTTGGTCTACGAGACTGGGTCACAAATATTCAACGAAAGTGGAAACATCATTGTGATTATGTTCTATCTGCTTCCGGTGGGCTGTGTTGCGTTCAGTCGATGTGTTGCCGGTGAAATCTATCGAATTGTAGCAACGATTGATTCGGTGGATTGCGGG ATGAGGGAACTGGGAGTCCAGATAGATCATGGTCAACAACGACgtatggttttaaaaatattgtcgcTGACAATTTCCGGAATTATGGTATCAATCATGTGGTTTCCTGTGAATCACTGGGACGTGGAATTGGAGTACGGGTTGGAGTCAGTAATATTCACCGTGCATTTCTCCGTTATCTTCGTATATGTAGCAACGTTGTCGCTCCTGTTGGCGAAGCGCAATATCACTTTAAATGAAACATTTAG AATGTATTTTCCGGTAAACTCCACGCCGAACGGATTTTCGACATCGCCCGGTTACCTGGAAATGGTTGTGTGCAACGAAAAGGAGCAACTGGTGGCTCTGAGGCAGATCAAAGTCCTGCATGACAAGCTGAACGATGTGGTGGAATTGGTTAATTATTGCTTCGCCGTTCAG ATAACCTTCTGCGTGGGTTTGTGCTTCGTGATTGGCGTTGTCTGTTCGTTTGGTCTGTTCAAGACATTGCTGTATTGGGACGAGCTGTACTACATGGGCCTACTGAACTTCGTTTGGTACTTGTACTATTTGTTCTTTGTGCTTTTCTTTATTGCAATTGGAAGCAAAGTTACACGTGAG GGCAAACAAATGGGCATTTTGGTTCATAAAGCTATCAACTGTTCCACGTCAAGCGTGGTAATCAACGAG TTGAATATCTTTTCCCAGCAGTTGCTTCACCGAAGCCCAGTCATCACATGTGGTTTATTTGTGTACGATTGGACGTTGCTCTACACA ATGATTGGTGCAACAGCTACATATCTTATTATTCTAATTCAATTTGATGTATCGTTCCCGAGTCCGACCAGCCTTAACGATACCGTACCGTACAAAGGATAA